Proteins from a single region of Meiothermus cerbereus DSM 11376:
- a CDS encoding DUF1385 domain-containing protein produces the protein MGLFRKLGFFLNQAALGGSAALEGVMMKAADAWALAVRLPNGQIHVERHEEEALTKKYPWARLPLIRGVVALWDAMSISYKSLTRSGELAGEEDEKISGAAMYGTLAVSLLIGLALFVWLPARLAGLLVDEERFRFLFYVVAGLFETAILIAYLVFIGRMKDMQRFFMYHGAEHKAIAAHEKGLELTVENVRAQPAYHPRCGTSFIAFTAVVGVFVYSFFPPLTVAWYWIFPRLLMIPVVAAVSYEVLRYSAVHHDPLSRFFRWLGFKFQMLTVREPTDDMIEVAIESTKAALAERPSEKPMVVA, from the coding sequence ATGGGACTTTTTCGTAAGCTGGGGTTTTTTCTAAATCAGGCCGCCCTGGGGGGCAGTGCCGCCCTCGAGGGGGTCATGATGAAGGCCGCCGACGCCTGGGCGCTGGCGGTACGGCTGCCCAACGGTCAGATTCACGTAGAGCGCCACGAGGAAGAGGCCCTGACCAAAAAATACCCCTGGGCCCGGCTGCCCCTCATCCGGGGCGTGGTGGCGCTATGGGATGCCATGAGCATCTCCTACAAATCGCTCACGCGCAGCGGTGAGCTGGCCGGCGAAGAAGACGAAAAAATTTCCGGGGCGGCCATGTACGGCACCCTGGCGGTTTCGCTACTGATTGGCCTGGCCCTGTTTGTCTGGTTGCCGGCCCGGCTGGCGGGCTTGCTGGTGGACGAGGAGCGCTTTCGCTTTCTGTTCTACGTGGTGGCCGGCCTGTTCGAGACTGCCATCCTGATTGCGTATCTGGTGTTTATTGGTCGCATGAAGGACATGCAACGCTTCTTCATGTACCACGGGGCCGAGCACAAGGCCATCGCGGCGCACGAGAAGGGCCTCGAGCTCACCGTAGAAAACGTGCGGGCCCAGCCCGCCTACCATCCCCGCTGTGGCACCAGCTTTATCGCCTTTACCGCAGTGGTAGGGGTGTTTGTGTACAGCTTCTTCCCCCCCCTCACGGTGGCCTGGTACTGGATTTTCCCGCGCCTCTTGATGATTCCGGTGGTGGCGGCGGTCTCGTATGAGGTGCTGCGCTACTCCGCTGTTCACCACGACCCCCTCTCGAGGTTCTTCCGCTGGCTCGGCTTCAAGTTCCAGATGCTCACCGTGCGGGAACCCACCGACGATATGATCGAAGTCGCCATCGAAAGCACCAAAGCCGCCCTGGCCGAAAGGCCAAGCGAAAAGCCTATGGTGGTGGCGTAG
- a CDS encoding cyclase family protein yields MIDITRPIYPGVPVWPGDTPFSYQLVARIAEGDSVNVGKLTSTTHLGTHLDAPWHYVDEGGKLETVPLEVLMGPCRVVDARGQAALTADFLKTIQLAERTLFFTGQPNIWQSFPHTFMHVLPEAVRYMAAQGVRLYGTDCPSVDPLTSKDLPAHKAFAQAGIYIVEGLALEGVAAGKYELICLPLKLEGAEAAPVRAILR; encoded by the coding sequence ATGATCGACATTACCCGCCCCATCTACCCCGGCGTTCCGGTCTGGCCGGGCGATACCCCGTTTAGCTACCAACTGGTCGCGCGCATTGCCGAGGGTGACAGCGTGAACGTGGGCAAACTTACCTCCACCACCCACCTGGGCACCCACCTCGATGCACCCTGGCATTACGTGGACGAGGGCGGCAAACTGGAAACGGTTCCGCTGGAGGTGCTCATGGGCCCCTGCCGGGTGGTAGATGCGCGTGGACAAGCGGCGCTCACGGCTGATTTTCTCAAAACCATCCAACTCGCCGAGCGCACCCTGTTCTTCACCGGGCAGCCCAATATCTGGCAGAGCTTCCCCCACACCTTCATGCACGTGCTACCCGAGGCCGTTCGGTACATGGCCGCGCAGGGTGTTCGGCTCTACGGTACCGACTGCCCCAGCGTAGACCCCCTCACCTCCAAAGACCTGCCCGCCCATAAGGCTTTTGCCCAGGCCGGGATCTATATTGTGGAAGGGCTGGCCCTGGAGGGGGTGGCTGCGGGCAAGTACGAGCTCATCTGCCTGCCGCTAAAGCTCGAGGGGGCCGAGGCCGCGCCGGTGCGGGCTATTTTGCGGTAA
- a CDS encoding TerC family protein, whose protein sequence is MDFGSALVAILIIVALEAVLSVDNAMVLAVMVRPLPEHLRSRALLYGIIGAYVLRGLALLFATIIIKIWWIQLLGGLYLVYLGANHIFRRKPETETALASEQARIQQAAAASFWRIVIMINVVDLAFAVDSVLVVIAFSREFWVIFTGVAIGILLIRLAAGIMVTIIERYPRLETVAYAVVGWAGLKLTLEGWGHGSEVWLHRPELALHLPQAFFLSVTFAILVLGSLWAFRRLP, encoded by the coding sequence ATGGATTTTGGTTCGGCACTTGTAGCCATTCTGATCATCGTGGCCCTCGAGGCCGTTTTATCCGTAGACAACGCTATGGTACTGGCCGTGATGGTGCGGCCTTTGCCGGAGCACCTGCGCTCGAGGGCCCTGCTCTACGGCATCATTGGAGCCTATGTGCTGCGCGGGCTGGCTTTGCTGTTCGCCACCATCATCATCAAAATCTGGTGGATACAGCTTTTGGGTGGACTCTACCTGGTGTATCTAGGGGCCAACCACATCTTCCGGCGCAAGCCCGAGACAGAAACGGCATTGGCCTCGGAGCAAGCCCGCATCCAGCAGGCCGCAGCCGCCAGTTTCTGGCGCATCGTGATCATGATCAACGTGGTAGACCTGGCCTTCGCGGTGGACTCGGTGCTGGTGGTGATTGCCTTCAGCCGCGAGTTCTGGGTGATTTTTACTGGGGTGGCCATCGGGATTCTGCTGATCCGGCTGGCCGCCGGCATCATGGTGACCATCATCGAGCGGTATCCGCGCCTGGAGACCGTGGCCTACGCGGTGGTGGGCTGGGCCGGGCTCAAGCTGACACTGGAGGGCTGGGGCCACGGCAGCGAGGTCTGGCTGCACCGCCCCGAGCTGGCCTTGCATCTGCCCCAGGCTTTTTTCCTGAGCGTAACCTTTGCCATCCTGGTACTGGGCAGCCTGTGGGCTTTCCGTCGCTTGCCCTAA
- a CDS encoding ABC transporter ATP-binding protein, whose translation MLIVDSVKKTYRSLRNVVHVLEEISFQVQAGEVVALLGRNGSGKTTTIRTICGLVIPDAGSVRINGFRFGQQEYMAQLGALIDTNRGLFPRLSVFENLVYTSTVRGMSRRAATERAKYLLDMLGLWEKRNAPAQTLSKGMLSKMAFANAIVHDPPFVLLDEPTLGLDIDAAEVLEEQILAMAKAGKGILLTTHQMEVAARLCTRVAILSDGKIVLDKPKQDLLQMFDLQTYRVTFKEPVSLPSLPFIHSLDETGLVLDVTLNHPGELYELMDRLQPRPLRSIEKREVELAEIFRAYTLKKEARRA comes from the coding sequence GTGTTAATCGTCGACTCGGTCAAAAAAACCTACCGCTCATTACGCAATGTTGTGCATGTGCTCGAGGAGATTTCCTTTCAGGTGCAAGCCGGTGAAGTGGTTGCCCTGCTGGGCCGTAACGGGAGCGGTAAGACCACCACCATACGCACGATATGCGGCCTGGTGATTCCGGATGCTGGCTCTGTACGTATCAACGGCTTTAGGTTTGGACAACAAGAGTACATGGCGCAACTGGGTGCTTTGATCGACACCAACCGCGGCCTTTTCCCGCGTCTGTCGGTTTTTGAAAACCTGGTGTATACCTCTACGGTGCGGGGCATGTCGCGTCGTGCAGCCACAGAGCGGGCCAAATACCTTTTGGATATGCTTGGGCTGTGGGAAAAGCGCAATGCGCCGGCTCAAACCCTCTCGAAGGGGATGCTTTCAAAAATGGCCTTCGCCAATGCCATTGTCCACGACCCACCTTTTGTTTTGCTCGATGAGCCTACGCTTGGTTTGGATATTGATGCAGCTGAGGTGCTGGAGGAGCAAATCCTAGCGATGGCCAAAGCCGGAAAGGGCATTCTGCTAACCACCCACCAAATGGAGGTTGCGGCGAGGCTTTGTACACGGGTGGCCATTCTTTCGGATGGAAAAATTGTTCTGGACAAACCCAAGCAAGACCTTTTGCAGATGTTTGACCTTCAAACCTATCGGGTTACTTTCAAAGAGCCGGTCAGTTTACCCAGTTTGCCCTTCATTCACTCGCTGGATGAGACAGGCCTGGTGCTCGATGTAACCCTTAATCACCCAGGGGAGCTATATGAGCTGATGGATAGGTTGCAACCCAGACCGCTGAGGTCCATAGAGAAGCGTGAGGTTGAGCTGGCAGAGATTTTCAGGGCCTATACCCTAAAAAAGGAGGCCAGGCGTGCGTAG
- a CDS encoding ABC transporter permease, with amino-acid sequence MRRLFILFIAELQRAWLEQVRYPLQFVLGLVLVGLIFYLLLGVAQISGVSGANPAQVSRLLVGYLLGLIALGVVSSLSNQISKEAKSGTLENMVLSGHGLTAFFVVQTLARFGQNLFQFAILFFVLAHLSQINYTLSWQLLPAFVLFLIAALGLGLALGAVELLFKETSSALLLLKLLIFPAVIAELPQLEWFPLVLGASIFRELLQGGVVEGLRWLLLAVETVALYSLGVFLFQSADLEARKRGLLGHE; translated from the coding sequence GTGCGTAGGCTGTTCATCTTGTTTATTGCTGAGTTACAGCGAGCCTGGCTGGAGCAGGTGCGCTATCCACTTCAGTTTGTGCTGGGCCTTGTTCTAGTCGGACTTATCTTCTATTTGCTGCTAGGGGTGGCCCAGATATCGGGGGTTTCGGGTGCCAATCCTGCTCAGGTTTCCAGACTCCTGGTGGGGTATCTGTTGGGATTAATTGCGTTGGGTGTTGTAAGCAGCCTCTCCAACCAGATCTCTAAAGAAGCCAAGTCGGGCACCCTCGAGAACATGGTTTTGTCGGGGCATGGCTTGACTGCTTTCTTTGTGGTGCAGACCCTGGCCCGTTTTGGGCAAAACCTTTTTCAGTTTGCGATACTCTTCTTTGTCCTGGCACATCTGAGCCAAATTAACTACACCCTGAGCTGGCAGTTGCTCCCGGCCTTTGTTCTTTTCCTTATCGCTGCGCTGGGCCTGGGTCTGGCGCTGGGAGCAGTGGAGCTGCTTTTCAAAGAAACAAGCAGCGCCCTTCTGCTGTTAAAGTTGCTTATTTTTCCCGCTGTCATCGCCGAACTGCCGCAGCTCGAGTGGTTCCCCCTGGTACTGGGAGCGAGCATCTTCCGCGAGCTGCTGCAAGGTGGTGTGGTAGAAGGCTTAAGGTGGCTGCTTTTGGCGGTGGAAACGGTAGCGCTTTATAGCCTGGGAGTGTTTTTGTTCCAGAGCGCCGACCTGGAAGCCAGAAAGCGCGGTCTCCTGGGGCACGAGTAA
- a CDS encoding alpha/beta hydrolase-fold protein: MVEVHNRYVTFHPPAGAKYLVGDFTDWNRRPIPIEKPLTLEFPSGAYVEYAFLDENKQPFPDPDNPHKAQNPWWSYPRAIELPGFHYMAPPQPSRTVEVHRHRLESRAFGSTRRYYVYNPSQPAQATLYVHDGVAYYRTARLAEVAQGLLEQGEIRPVRIVFIEPEDRRQEYWFSEAYERHLLEEIIPTVEAHYGPTPEKGLMGASLGGLVSSWMAQRHPDLFQKVATQSACLTASPQGGDSFTDPEWLTEQYRAAPTLPLRFYCETGQIEWLLAPNRRFAALLADKGYPHAYLERPSGHNWMTWRQGLAPALRYLFGF; encoded by the coding sequence ATGGTCGAGGTGCACAATCGCTACGTGACTTTTCACCCCCCTGCTGGGGCCAAGTATCTAGTAGGCGACTTCACCGACTGGAACCGCCGACCCATTCCCATCGAAAAGCCCCTTACGCTCGAGTTCCCCTCCGGGGCCTACGTGGAGTACGCCTTCCTGGACGAGAACAAACAGCCCTTCCCCGACCCCGACAACCCCCACAAAGCCCAGAACCCCTGGTGGAGCTACCCCCGGGCCATCGAGCTGCCCGGTTTTCACTACATGGCCCCCCCACAACCCTCCCGTACCGTCGAAGTACACCGCCACCGGCTGGAATCGCGAGCCTTTGGCAGCACCCGCCGCTACTACGTCTACAACCCCTCCCAACCGGCCCAGGCCACCCTTTACGTGCACGATGGGGTGGCCTACTACCGCACCGCCCGGCTGGCCGAGGTGGCCCAGGGGCTTTTGGAGCAGGGCGAGATAAGGCCCGTGCGGATTGTGTTCATCGAGCCGGAAGACCGCCGCCAGGAGTACTGGTTCAGCGAGGCCTACGAACGGCACCTGCTCGAGGAAATCATCCCCACCGTGGAGGCCCACTACGGCCCCACCCCGGAAAAAGGGCTGATGGGGGCCAGCCTGGGCGGGCTGGTCTCGAGCTGGATGGCCCAGCGCCACCCCGATCTCTTCCAGAAAGTCGCCACCCAGTCGGCCTGCCTGACCGCCTCGCCCCAGGGGGGCGACTCCTTCACCGACCCCGAGTGGCTCACCGAGCAGTACCGGGCCGCCCCCACCCTACCCCTACGCTTCTATTGCGAAACCGGGCAGATCGAGTGGCTGCTGGCTCCCAACCGCCGCTTTGCCGCCCTGCTAGCCGATAAGGGCTACCCCCACGCCTACTTAGAGCGCCCCTCCGGCCACAACTGGATGACCTGGCGGCAAGGGCTGGCGCCCGCCCTGCGCTACCTGTTTGGTTTTTGA
- a CDS encoding glycerol-3-phosphate acyltransferase, with the protein MVFVLAILSYVIGALPLGYWAIRRLTGQDPRLASAYNLGLENTLKRLGTVPALLAWGLDFLKGLLAVWLGGQWGLSWAVVFALLVYLGHLYPPRLFSEGALLRGRGAGVLVGIVFGLYLSGLAYWLTLAVFLVAVLALLWGRYASLAVIGIPATLALLLTLEPITAWAKLAAWTLLLATLWRYKENIGRMLEGTEPRLGEPPPLPSEKQVVCAFMIHPLTIDDLFQSPRFRWARALVKRGLVSQALVENLAEAIRPMKVGELRGVKTADGREIRCHLISAPLLPHQITGKPELATQRAIQGARLAKELGCTVVGLGAFWSVVGDKGKMVQEAVPEIEVTNGGAYTAGTVKAAIPGILAHFEQTGRKLKDATAAVVGANGVVAFGIARQIAPLVGRLILVGRNLERLEKSASTLKQNLERKGQPVPEIVTTLEMAAIREADLVFTATSDPQPVIFPQHVKPGAWIYDEGVPPDVDESVKEVPGVRVIPGGVVRPPGAMTGNLDLHFGEGAVPACLAETMILAAEQAYERKSLGGETKSENIQFFVERAEALGFRVVD; encoded by the coding sequence ATGGTTTTTGTGTTGGCAATCCTGTCTTACGTAATTGGCGCTTTGCCCCTGGGCTACTGGGCCATTCGCCGCCTCACCGGGCAGGACCCGCGCCTGGCCTCGGCCTATAACCTGGGCCTCGAGAACACCCTCAAACGCCTGGGCACCGTCCCGGCCCTGCTGGCCTGGGGCCTGGACTTCCTCAAGGGTCTCCTGGCGGTCTGGCTGGGGGGGCAGTGGGGCCTGTCCTGGGCCGTTGTTTTTGCGCTGCTGGTCTACCTGGGACACCTGTATCCCCCCCGGCTTTTTTCCGAGGGTGCCCTCTTGCGGGGGCGGGGGGCCGGGGTGCTGGTAGGCATCGTCTTCGGGCTGTACCTGAGCGGCCTCGCCTACTGGCTCACCTTGGCAGTCTTTCTGGTCGCGGTACTGGCGCTTTTGTGGGGCCGCTATGCTTCGCTGGCCGTGATCGGAATACCGGCCACACTGGCCCTTCTGCTCACCCTCGAGCCCATCACAGCCTGGGCCAAGCTGGCAGCCTGGACACTGCTACTGGCTACCCTCTGGCGCTACAAGGAAAACATCGGGCGGATGCTGGAGGGCACCGAGCCCCGCCTGGGCGAGCCGCCGCCGCTGCCCTCGGAAAAACAGGTGGTATGCGCCTTCATGATCCACCCCCTGACCATAGACGACCTCTTCCAGAGCCCCCGTTTTCGCTGGGCCAGGGCACTGGTGAAGCGGGGCCTGGTCTCCCAAGCCCTGGTGGAAAACCTGGCCGAGGCCATAAGGCCCATGAAGGTGGGCGAGCTGCGCGGGGTCAAAACCGCCGATGGGCGGGAGATCCGCTGCCACCTCATCTCAGCGCCCCTGTTGCCCCACCAGATTACCGGCAAGCCCGAGCTGGCCACGCAGCGGGCCATCCAGGGGGCACGGCTGGCCAAAGAGCTGGGCTGCACGGTGGTGGGGTTGGGGGCCTTCTGGAGCGTGGTGGGCGATAAGGGCAAAATGGTGCAGGAGGCCGTGCCGGAGATCGAGGTGACCAACGGCGGGGCCTATACCGCCGGGACCGTCAAGGCGGCTATACCGGGTATCCTGGCCCACTTCGAGCAGACCGGGCGCAAGCTCAAAGATGCAACGGCTGCGGTGGTGGGGGCCAATGGGGTGGTGGCCTTTGGCATCGCCCGTCAGATTGCCCCGCTGGTGGGTAGGTTGATTCTGGTAGGGCGGAACCTGGAGCGCCTGGAAAAGAGCGCCAGCACCCTTAAGCAGAACCTCGAGCGCAAGGGACAGCCGGTACCCGAAATTGTAACCACCCTGGAGATGGCCGCCATCCGCGAGGCCGACCTGGTCTTTACCGCCACCTCCGACCCCCAGCCGGTCATCTTCCCCCAGCATGTAAAGCCTGGGGCCTGGATCTACGACGAAGGGGTGCCCCCCGACGTGGACGAATCGGTAAAAGAGGTACCAGGGGTGCGGGTGATTCCGGGCGGTGTGGTGCGGCCTCCGGGGGCCATGACCGGCAACCTCGACCTGCACTTTGGCGAAGGGGCAGTACCGGCCTGCCTGGCCGAGACCATGATTCTGGCCGCCGAGCAGGCCTACGAGCGCAAGAGCCTGGGGGGCGAGACCAAAAGCGAGAACATCCAGTTTTTTGTGGAGCGGGCCGAGGCGCTGGGGTTTCGAGTGGTGGACTAA
- the mqnB gene encoding futalosine hydrolase, translating into MPARTLLLLSPTRLEAPFLKGRAFSFHGRAGLRGEGWVWLECGIGKANTAATLAAFTQRRRFGRVLLFGIAGAYPDAGLALGECALAEREIQADLGIKDGGMKGMGFPTLVVGGQPYHNRFPLDKAFTAELKQQLGLPAKQFLTRDLVSENPSEARQLARKWEAELENMEGAAFAQTCLWLGLAGAELRAVSNVAGVRDKSQWRLRQAVEALERQVLRIIGS; encoded by the coding sequence ATGCCAGCCAGAACCTTGCTCCTGCTCTCCCCCACGCGCCTCGAGGCCCCCTTCCTGAAGGGCCGGGCGTTCAGTTTCCACGGACGGGCTGGCCTGCGCGGGGAGGGCTGGGTCTGGCTCGAGTGCGGCATCGGCAAGGCCAACACCGCCGCTACCCTGGCCGCCTTTACCCAGCGGCGCAGGTTTGGGCGGGTGCTGCTGTTTGGCATCGCCGGGGCCTACCCCGATGCAGGGCTGGCGCTGGGCGAGTGTGCGCTGGCCGAGCGGGAGATCCAGGCCGACCTGGGCATCAAGGACGGCGGCATGAAGGGGATGGGCTTCCCCACCCTGGTGGTGGGGGGCCAGCCCTACCACAACCGCTTTCCCCTGGACAAAGCCTTCACCGCCGAGCTAAAACAGCAGTTGGGCCTGCCCGCCAAGCAGTTCCTCACCCGCGACCTGGTCTCGGAGAACCCCAGCGAAGCCCGGCAGCTCGCACGCAAATGGGAGGCCGAGCTCGAGAACATGGAGGGCGCGGCCTTCGCCCAGACCTGCTTGTGGCTGGGGCTGGCCGGGGCCGAGTTGCGGGCGGTCTCGAACGTAGCCGGGGTGCGCGACAAGTCGCAGTGGCGCCTCCGGCAGGCGGTGGAGGCCCTCGAGCGCCAGGTGTTGCGTATTATCGGATCATGA
- a CDS encoding class I SAM-dependent methyltransferase: protein MPKDWDAHYLNQPPLSQPAAVVAAYAHLLPVGLVLDLAGGMGRNAFFLARRGHPVILLEQSRVALEFVRAEATGQHLDIWALETDLEAPSPDLPPGPVAGIVKSYFLHRPLLERLAERLVPGGLVLLEGFTLIEAQQRGSQAAHYWQPGELLHPPPGLYLRAWAEGFLEGHHRTWAVWEKSIQP, encoded by the coding sequence ATGCCCAAAGACTGGGACGCCCACTACCTGAACCAGCCACCTCTAAGCCAGCCTGCCGCGGTAGTGGCGGCCTACGCCCACCTCCTTCCGGTGGGCTTGGTGCTGGATCTGGCCGGGGGTATGGGCCGCAACGCCTTTTTTCTGGCCCGGCGGGGGCATCCTGTAATTCTGCTCGAGCAAAGCCGGGTGGCGCTCGAGTTCGTCCGGGCCGAGGCCACTGGGCAACACCTGGACATTTGGGCGCTCGAAACCGATCTGGAAGCCCCCTCCCCAGACCTGCCCCCCGGCCCTGTTGCCGGCATCGTCAAGTCGTATTTTCTGCACCGCCCCCTGCTGGAACGGCTGGCCGAACGGCTTGTGCCGGGCGGCCTGGTGCTGCTCGAGGGTTTCACGCTTATAGAAGCCCAGCAGCGCGGCAGTCAGGCCGCCCACTACTGGCAGCCCGGCGAGCTGCTGCACCCACCCCCAGGGCTCTACCTGCGGGCCTGGGCCGAGGGCTTTTTGGAAGGCCACCATCGCACCTGGGCGGTGTGGGAAAAGTCAATTCAGCCCTGA
- a CDS encoding metallophosphoesterase family protein produces MRILHTADWHLGKVLKGRERTPEIRQALQRLLELVRSERIELVLVAGDLFDRSVVSSEAEAAAFEFFVGLRALGVPALVIAGNHDSRERLEALSPLLSLTGATVFGNLRFAEQGGVVEALGARVALLPFLSERRLVKTGDLLQGDSADWKRTYGSSMSLVLQNLAQGFGPDLNLLMAHLTVEGGQLGGGEFTFHTTNSYAIPKSAFPLSLSYVALGHLHRQQQVCEAPLAWYAGSLIQLDFGESENGDRGALIVELKPGLQPQVHPVKERWGRPLKTFRVSREWLDRRWEEIRAFPGYSKVVIEGKGNPALRERLFKELPNLLEVEFHTPEADTKGPVVVDTENLDWVEAYAEYRRTITTKEASPELLAAFKQTFEEVHTISDQAH; encoded by the coding sequence ATGCGTATTCTGCACACAGCAGACTGGCACCTGGGCAAGGTGCTCAAAGGACGGGAGCGAACACCGGAAATTCGGCAGGCCTTGCAGCGGCTTTTGGAGCTGGTGCGCTCCGAGCGCATCGAGCTGGTGCTGGTGGCGGGCGATTTGTTCGACCGCAGCGTGGTATCCAGCGAGGCCGAAGCTGCTGCCTTCGAGTTTTTTGTGGGCTTGCGCGCGCTGGGGGTTCCGGCGCTGGTGATTGCCGGCAACCACGACAGCCGCGAGCGCCTCGAGGCCCTCTCTCCCCTGCTCTCCCTCACCGGGGCCACCGTGTTTGGCAACCTGCGCTTTGCCGAGCAGGGCGGGGTGGTGGAGGCCCTGGGGGCCAGGGTAGCGCTGCTGCCCTTTTTGTCGGAGCGGCGGCTGGTCAAGACCGGCGACCTGCTGCAAGGCGATAGCGCAGATTGGAAAAGAACCTATGGCTCCAGCATGAGCCTCGTTCTGCAGAACCTGGCCCAGGGCTTTGGCCCTGACCTCAACCTGCTGATGGCCCACCTGACCGTGGAGGGGGGCCAGCTCGGGGGCGGCGAGTTTACCTTCCACACCACCAACAGCTACGCCATTCCCAAGAGCGCCTTTCCCCTGAGCCTGAGCTACGTGGCCCTGGGCCACCTGCACCGCCAGCAGCAGGTCTGTGAGGCTCCTCTGGCCTGGTATGCGGGCTCCCTCATCCAGCTCGACTTTGGCGAGAGCGAGAACGGCGACCGGGGGGCCCTGATTGTGGAGCTAAAGCCAGGTTTGCAGCCCCAGGTACATCCCGTAAAGGAGCGCTGGGGCAGGCCGCTCAAAACCTTCCGGGTCAGCCGGGAGTGGCTGGATCGGCGCTGGGAGGAGATTCGGGCTTTCCCTGGCTATAGCAAGGTGGTGATCGAAGGCAAAGGCAACCCCGCCTTGCGCGAGCGCTTGTTCAAGGAGCTGCCAAACCTGCTCGAGGTCGAGTTCCACACCCCAGAAGCAGACACAAAAGGCCCGGTGGTGGTAGATACCGAAAATCTGGACTGGGTAGAGGCTTATGCCGAGTACCGCCGAACCATCACCACCAAGGAAGCAAGTCCCGAACTTCTAGCCGCTTTCAAGCAAACCTTTGAAGAGGTTCACACCATTAGCGATCAGGCGCACTGA